The following proteins come from a genomic window of Streptomyces sp. GS7:
- a CDS encoding TrmH family RNA methyltransferase yields the protein MNPVDAIRDPRIAAARALATRSGRAAAGRCLVEGADLIRQARAAGARLDYVLRAAGVHDASLEGELRDAQVPVHGVRDGLLRKVTGGTKPVDWLAVAQLPRPAQEADAYGDFAVVCERVADPGNLGTIVRTARALGVRDVVLTDETTDPSSRRVVDASRGTVLDCRIRRFADPAGAVAALRAAGFQIVVTSPRGTHLQSLAPLRGRRVALVVGNETEGVSDAVQAAADLVVQIPMAGAVESLNVGVATGISIYELRMRMILAMLTDRIPDTLGRNLTAGAHLVRQVFDAELRAIGDLDSSQAVLLMVLACEQRTPLEQLRRDIGVGSEELAASVAPLRDRGYVAPAADDPAHLTITGEGRQAVASLWAVQERVEEALYDGFTTTEREQLRSLLGRVQDNAVRLVRTGGR from the coding sequence ATGAACCCCGTTGACGCGATCAGGGATCCGCGGATCGCCGCGGCCCGCGCGCTGGCCACCCGGTCCGGCCGGGCCGCCGCGGGCCGCTGCCTGGTCGAAGGGGCGGACCTGATCCGCCAGGCTCGGGCGGCCGGCGCCCGGCTGGACTATGTGCTGCGGGCGGCGGGAGTCCACGACGCCTCCCTGGAAGGGGAGTTGCGCGATGCGCAGGTGCCCGTCCACGGCGTGCGCGACGGCCTGCTGCGCAAGGTCACCGGCGGCACGAAACCGGTCGACTGGCTGGCGGTCGCGCAGCTGCCAAGACCGGCACAGGAGGCCGACGCCTACGGAGACTTCGCCGTGGTGTGCGAACGGGTCGCCGATCCGGGGAACCTGGGCACCATCGTGCGGACCGCCCGGGCCCTCGGGGTGCGCGACGTCGTCCTCACGGACGAGACGACCGATCCGTCGTCCCGGCGGGTGGTCGACGCGTCCCGGGGTACCGTACTGGACTGCCGCATCCGCCGGTTCGCCGATCCCGCCGGTGCGGTGGCGGCGCTGCGCGCGGCGGGGTTCCAGATCGTGGTGACCAGTCCGCGCGGCACCCATCTCCAGTCGCTGGCGCCGCTGCGCGGACGCAGGGTCGCGCTCGTCGTCGGCAACGAGACCGAGGGGGTCAGCGACGCCGTACAGGCCGCGGCCGACCTGGTCGTACAGATCCCGATGGCCGGCGCGGTGGAGTCCCTCAACGTCGGTGTGGCCACCGGGATCAGCATCTACGAACTCCGGATGAGGATGATCCTGGCCATGCTGACCGACCGTATCCCCGACACCCTCGGCCGCAACCTGACCGCGGGCGCGCACCTCGTCCGGCAGGTCTTCGACGCCGAGTTGCGCGCGATCGGCGATCTGGACAGCTCCCAGGCCGTGCTGCTGATGGTGCTCGCCTGCGAGCAGCGCACCCCACTGGAACAGCTGCGGCGCGACATCGGCGTCGGCTCCGAAGAGTTGGCGGCGTCGGTCGCGCCCCTGCGGGACCGCGGCTACGTGGCGCCGGCCGCGGACGACCCCGCGCACCTCACCATCACCGGCGAGGGCAGGCAGGCCGTCGCGTCTCTTTGGGCCGTGCAGGAGCGTGTGGAGGAGGCCCTGTACGACGGTTTCACGACGACCGAACGCGAGCAGTTGCGGAGCCTGTTGGGCCGTGTCCAGGACAATGCCGTCCGCTTGGTGCGGACCGGCGGCCGGTGA
- a CDS encoding LysR family transcriptional regulator, translating to MDPHLLRTFVAVLDQRSFSGAAAALGYTQSAVSQHIAALETDLGTRLVERRPVAPTPAGARLLEHAPALLLRLDAARADVARLHHAHPARLALVSSPAALGPDVARALAGLRSATHALDLEVRVLGRDAVIADVLTGRADLGLVDGAAAPNDPLPMPDLGPATTLAAAEEPLTVLFPDGHPLARRRTVRLTDLAQAQWIDAPDTAVPLERLRAVCRADGFRPRIRHRGTDLHGLAALAAAGHGLAALPLPVAAALPGVAAVPVAEPRLVHRTELLHPANPTATARQLAGLITGRAASDA from the coding sequence ATGGATCCGCATCTGCTGCGTACCTTCGTCGCGGTCCTCGATCAGCGCTCCTTCTCCGGAGCCGCCGCGGCGCTCGGCTACACCCAGTCCGCCGTCTCCCAGCACATCGCCGCGCTCGAAACCGACCTGGGCACGCGGCTGGTCGAGCGCCGCCCGGTGGCTCCCACACCCGCCGGGGCACGGCTGCTGGAGCACGCGCCCGCCCTGCTGCTGCGCCTGGACGCGGCCCGTGCCGATGTCGCCCGCCTGCACCACGCGCACCCCGCCCGGCTGGCCCTCGTCAGCTCACCCGCCGCCCTCGGCCCCGATGTTGCCCGGGCCCTGGCCGGTCTGCGTTCCGCCACGCACGCCCTCGACCTGGAGGTACGGGTGCTGGGCCGGGACGCGGTGATCGCGGACGTGCTCACCGGGCGCGCCGATCTCGGCCTCGTCGACGGTGCCGCCGCCCCGAACGATCCGCTGCCGATGCCGGACCTCGGCCCCGCCACCACCCTCGCGGCAGCCGAGGAGCCCCTGACCGTGCTCTTCCCCGACGGCCATCCCCTCGCACGGCGCCGCACGGTGCGCTTGACGGATCTGGCGCAGGCGCAGTGGATCGACGCGCCCGACACCGCCGTCCCCTTGGAGCGGCTGCGCGCCGTCTGCCGGGCCGACGGGTTCCGCCCCCGGATCCGCCACCGCGGAACCGACCTGCACGGCCTCGCCGCGCTGGCCGCCGCCGGCCACGGCCTCGCCGCCCTCCCCCTGCCGGTGGCCGCCGCGCTGCCCGGCGTCGCCGCCGTCCCGGTCGCCGAACCGCGCCTGGTCCACCGCACCGAGCTGCTCCACCCCGCCAACCCCACCGCGACCGCACGGCAGTTGGCCGGACTGATCACCGGCCGGGCGGCGTCCGATGCCTGA
- a CDS encoding CTP synthase C-terminal region-related (seleno)protein has translation MNDIARIALVGDRSPAVRSHTRVPALLEALRVRDGLDLDAYWIPTEDAGADLTGFDAIWVLPGSPYRSESGALAAIRSAREGGIPFLGTCAGFQHTLLEFARHVCGLARAGHAENDPHVADEDAVVIPLACSLVGHEGTVRVTPGSRAARLLGAERTPARYHCNYAPNPRHLDLLREHGLTFSGTDESGEVRIAELPDHPFFLATLYQPELDGDGTRAHPLIAGLATAAVEHARTRITAVPAPA, from the coding sequence ATGAACGACATCGCACGTATCGCCCTGGTCGGCGATCGCTCCCCGGCAGTCCGCTCCCACACCCGCGTCCCCGCCCTCCTGGAGGCACTGCGCGTACGCGACGGACTGGACCTGGACGCCTATTGGATACCCACCGAGGACGCCGGCGCGGACCTGACCGGCTTCGACGCGATCTGGGTGCTGCCCGGCAGCCCCTATCGCAGCGAATCCGGCGCCCTGGCCGCGATCCGCTCGGCCCGCGAGGGCGGCATCCCCTTCCTCGGCACCTGCGCCGGCTTCCAGCACACGCTGCTGGAGTTCGCCCGCCATGTCTGCGGTCTGGCCCGGGCCGGCCACGCCGAGAACGACCCGCACGTCGCCGACGAGGACGCCGTGGTGATCCCGCTGGCCTGTTCCCTGGTCGGTCACGAGGGCACCGTCCGCGTCACCCCCGGCTCCCGGGCTGCCCGACTGCTGGGCGCCGAGCGCACACCGGCGCGCTACCACTGCAACTACGCCCCCAATCCCCGCCACTTGGACCTGCTGCGCGAGCACGGTCTGACTTTCAGCGGCACCGACGAGTCCGGCGAGGTCCGGATCGCCGAACTGCCCGACCACCCCTTCTTCCTGGCCACCCTCTACCAGCCCGAACTCGACGGCGACGGCACCCGGGCCCACCCGCTGATCGCCGGCCTGGCCACCGCCGCCGTCGAGCACGCACGCACCCGGATCACCGCAGTCCCCGCACCTGCCTGA
- a CDS encoding SDR family NAD(P)-dependent oxidoreductase, translating into MSSVVRPGPWDVHRLPPAEGKNVLVTGGNAGIGYFVAEQLAAAGAAVVLGSRDAARAAAAMAAIRSRVPGARVRHLPLDLADLASLRTCVDALELDRLDAVVHNAGVLLDEPRRRETKDGHELTFGVNHLGHFALTGWLAPLLSAAPAARVVTTGSFVAKSAPLDFDDLHSTRDYRPKRTYARAKLAQMLFGFELDRRLRAAGDTTLSVVNHPGGALDSLTPARPPVHHRTTGERLRGLPAGVVVQGKDAGAWPAVRAVLDPSATGGQLWGPRVLGLRGAPAPEQVRGHLADRTAAARLWAVSCELTGVDPAFRRP; encoded by the coding sequence ATGTCATCCGTCGTCCGGCCCGGGCCGTGGGACGTCCACCGGCTCCCGCCCGCCGAGGGCAAGAACGTCCTGGTCACCGGCGGGAACGCGGGTATCGGGTACTTCGTCGCCGAGCAACTCGCCGCCGCCGGAGCCGCCGTCGTGCTCGGCAGCCGGGACGCGGCCAGGGCCGCTGCCGCCATGGCGGCGATCCGCTCCCGCGTCCCCGGCGCACGCGTACGTCACCTCCCCCTCGACCTCGCCGATCTCGCCTCGCTCAGGACCTGCGTCGACGCCCTGGAGCTGGACCGGCTCGACGCGGTGGTCCACAACGCCGGTGTCCTGCTCGACGAGCCGCGGCGCCGGGAAACCAAGGACGGCCACGAGCTGACGTTCGGCGTCAACCACCTCGGGCACTTCGCACTGACCGGCTGGCTCGCCCCCCTGCTCTCGGCCGCGCCCGCGGCCCGCGTCGTCACCACCGGAAGCTTCGTGGCCAAGTCCGCGCCACTCGACTTCGACGACCTCCACAGCACCCGCGACTACCGGCCCAAGCGCACCTACGCGCGGGCGAAACTGGCGCAGATGCTCTTCGGCTTCGAACTCGACCGCCGGCTGCGTGCCGCCGGCGACACCACCCTGAGCGTGGTGAACCACCCCGGCGGCGCGCTGGACTCCCTCACCCCCGCGCGCCCGCCCGTGCACCACCGCACCACCGGCGAACGACTGCGCGGCCTGCCCGCCGGCGTCGTGGTCCAGGGCAAGGACGCCGGTGCCTGGCCCGCCGTCCGGGCCGTCCTCGACCCCTCGGCGACCGGCGGGCAGCTGTGGGGGCCCCGGGTGCTGGGACTGCGCGGCGCACCCGCACCCGAACAGGTCCGCGGTCACTTGGCCGACCGTACCGCCGCGGCGCGACTGTGGGCGGTCAGCTGCGAACTGACCGGCGTCGACCCCGCATTCCGCCGCCCATGA
- a CDS encoding 5-carboxymethyl-2-hydroxymuconate Delta-isomerase has translation MPHITVDYSAQLAGVFDRQAFVRELHPMVVEETGSAGACKTFFRPVAETCVGDRDGAQVGFVHVDVGLLPGRSEELKARLSDGVLALLGKHLPGQDAYEVVTSAEVRDLAGSYRLSHPQQ, from the coding sequence ATGCCGCATATCACCGTCGACTACTCCGCACAGTTGGCCGGTGTCTTCGACCGGCAGGCCTTCGTGCGGGAGCTGCACCCGATGGTGGTGGAGGAAACCGGCTCGGCCGGTGCGTGCAAGACGTTCTTCCGTCCGGTCGCCGAGACCTGCGTCGGCGACCGGGACGGTGCGCAGGTCGGCTTCGTGCATGTGGACGTGGGGCTGCTGCCGGGGCGGTCCGAGGAGCTGAAGGCGCGGCTGTCCGACGGCGTGCTGGCCCTGCTCGGCAAGCACCTGCCCGGGCAGGATGCCTACGAGGTGGTCACCTCGGCGGAGGTCCGGGATCTGGCGGGCTCGTACCGTCTGAGCCACCCCCAGCAGTAG
- a CDS encoding MerR family transcriptional regulator yields MGDARYSISQTARCFNVPVSTLRYYDDLGLLPAAERRGNVRHYGHAELLRLALIQRLHHRGLVSLADTATLITETPAADQPPGREVLTTSIGAIKGRIEHLQAAQRILEHLLTCPKTDPVRECAPLRDELGQAVDEALAKLAPPAAAPWPGRR; encoded by the coding sequence ATGGGAGACGCGCGCTACTCGATCAGTCAGACCGCCCGATGCTTCAACGTGCCGGTATCCACCTTGCGTTACTACGACGACCTGGGCCTCCTCCCCGCAGCCGAACGCCGCGGGAACGTGCGCCACTACGGCCACGCCGAGCTGCTCCGGCTCGCGCTCATCCAGCGTCTGCACCATCGCGGCCTGGTGAGCCTGGCCGACACCGCCACGCTGATCACCGAGACCCCGGCCGCCGATCAGCCCCCCGGCCGCGAGGTGCTGACCACCTCGATCGGGGCCATCAAGGGCCGCATCGAGCATCTACAGGCCGCCCAGCGGATCCTGGAACACCTGCTGACCTGCCCGAAGACCGACCCGGTCCGCGAATGTGCCCCGCTCCGCGACGAACTCGGCCAGGCCGTCGACGAGGCCCTCGCCAAGCTCGCCCCGCCGGCGGCCGCGCCGTGGCCCGGACGTCGTTGA
- a CDS encoding FAD-dependent monooxygenase, producing MRTEKVPVLVVGAGPVGLSAGMFLAHWGARPLVIDKRDAASALAAVPRANTSLRTLELLRAVGLQPEVEQCGWEGGPPMCSVFKDSGLGRTLYRVGPPPRYAQLLDTCSPVPPRRHLTHDQVQRLALGELRRRGGEARFGVRLVDLVPEADQVRAQVVDARTGEEWEITARYVIGADGANSAVRARLGIPLSDREVIARLNTAFFRADLGPVVEEWGTHLCFVRNDAVYAALISKNGRDQWSSHLLAYPGKPEGLAELTEATTVALLRAAIGDPAIPIELHAVNAWEAAVAMASSFREGRVFLAGDAAHVQSSAGGLGMNTGIQDGHNLAWKIAAVLRGQFAPALLDTYEPERRAAAEASLALSRKMHRGYQSLDGDPNDLYEKVAVDYLRGMMFYGYPAPDSTGAAAPEHHLLNDPVRPGHRFPHRWVNTAETGRDSHEPDRVSTLDLIGSDWTLFAGSDIPRWRATAAALGTTMDMDLRVHELGTVDGAVLVRPDGFVAWCGTSHAALRAALRASGCTGRADAPPVGITVSSR from the coding sequence ATGCGTACGGAGAAGGTGCCGGTGCTGGTGGTGGGGGCCGGTCCGGTCGGACTGTCGGCGGGGATGTTTCTCGCCCACTGGGGTGCCCGGCCCCTCGTCATCGACAAGCGGGACGCGGCATCGGCGCTCGCGGCGGTTCCGCGCGCGAACACGAGCCTGCGCACACTGGAGTTGCTCCGGGCGGTGGGCCTGCAGCCCGAGGTGGAGCAGTGCGGTTGGGAAGGCGGCCCGCCGATGTGCTCGGTGTTCAAGGACAGCGGGCTGGGCCGCACCCTGTATCGAGTGGGGCCACCGCCGCGGTACGCCCAACTCCTGGACACCTGCAGCCCGGTGCCTCCCCGCCGCCACCTGACGCACGATCAGGTGCAGCGCCTGGCGCTCGGGGAACTGCGCCGACGAGGCGGGGAAGCCCGGTTCGGCGTACGGCTGGTGGACCTCGTCCCGGAAGCCGACCAGGTGCGGGCCCAGGTCGTCGACGCCCGCACGGGCGAGGAGTGGGAGATCACCGCCCGCTATGTCATCGGCGCGGACGGGGCGAACAGCGCGGTCCGCGCGCGGCTGGGCATCCCCCTGTCCGACCGCGAGGTCATCGCCCGCCTCAACACCGCCTTCTTCCGCGCCGATCTCGGGCCGGTCGTCGAGGAGTGGGGCACGCACCTGTGCTTCGTCCGCAACGACGCGGTGTACGCCGCGCTGATATCGAAGAACGGGCGCGACCAGTGGTCCTCGCACCTCCTCGCGTACCCCGGCAAGCCCGAGGGCCTGGCCGAGCTGACCGAGGCCACGACCGTCGCACTGCTGCGGGCGGCGATCGGCGACCCGGCGATCCCGATCGAGCTGCACGCCGTCAACGCCTGGGAAGCCGCCGTCGCCATGGCGTCCTCCTTCCGCGAGGGCCGGGTCTTCCTGGCCGGAGACGCCGCCCATGTGCAGAGCTCGGCGGGCGGGCTCGGCATGAACACCGGGATCCAGGACGGCCACAACCTCGCCTGGAAGATCGCCGCCGTGCTGCGCGGGCAGTTCGCACCGGCGCTCCTGGACACCTACGAGCCCGAACGCCGCGCCGCCGCCGAGGCATCCCTGGCCCTCTCCCGCAAGATGCACCGGGGCTACCAATCCCTCGACGGCGACCCGAACGACCTGTACGAGAAGGTCGCCGTCGACTACCTGCGCGGGATGATGTTCTACGGCTACCCCGCGCCGGACAGCACCGGGGCCGCCGCCCCAGAGCACCACCTGCTGAACGACCCCGTCCGCCCCGGCCACCGCTTCCCGCACCGCTGGGTGAACACCGCCGAAACCGGCCGGGATTCCCACGAACCCGACCGCGTTTCCACCCTGGACCTGATCGGTTCGGACTGGACCCTGTTCGCCGGTTCGGACATCCCGCGCTGGCGGGCGACGGCCGCCGCCCTCGGCACGACCATGGACATGGACCTGCGCGTCCACGAACTCGGCACGGTGGACGGTGCGGTACTGGTCCGCCCCGACGGCTTCGTGGCCTGGTGCGGCACGTCCCACGCCGCCCTCCGGGCCGCACTCCGGGCGAGCGGCTGCACCGGCCGAGCCGACGCCCCACCCGTGGGGATCACGGTCTCCAGCCGGTGA
- a CDS encoding N-acetylmuramoyl-L-alanine amidase yields MTRDGHSLSRRHLLTGVAALAAGTACSGPPSETPTSSGYPQAQWVPANITNYTPANRPAAHPVQMVIVHVTQETFPDTLMLFARPGYHASAHYTLRSDDGYLAQCVREHDVAWHSGNTAYNWRSIGVEHEGKVDEPRWFTDSLYEKSAALTAAVCRRYHIPLDREHIIGHEEVPGTDHTDPGPLWDWDRYMRLVHAAS; encoded by the coding sequence ATGACGCGCGACGGGCACTCTCTCAGCAGACGGCATCTGCTCACCGGTGTGGCGGCACTCGCCGCCGGCACGGCCTGTTCCGGTCCGCCGTCCGAGACCCCGACATCCTCCGGCTATCCCCAGGCGCAGTGGGTCCCCGCGAACATCACCAATTACACCCCCGCCAACCGGCCGGCCGCGCACCCGGTGCAGATGGTGATCGTGCACGTCACGCAGGAGACGTTTCCCGACACCCTGATGCTCTTCGCCCGCCCCGGCTATCACGCCTCCGCGCATTACACACTGCGGTCCGACGACGGCTACCTCGCCCAATGCGTACGGGAGCACGACGTCGCCTGGCACTCCGGCAACACCGCGTACAACTGGCGCAGCATCGGCGTGGAGCACGAAGGGAAAGTCGACGAACCCCGATGGTTCACCGACAGCCTCTACGAGAAATCAGCCGCCCTCACCGCCGCGGTATGCCGCCGCTATCACATCCCCCTCGACCGCGAGCACATCATCGGGCACGAGGAAGTTCCCGGCACCGACCACACGGACCCCGGCCCTTTGTGGGACTGGGACCGCTACATGCGCCTGGTGCACGCCGCCTCCTGA
- a CDS encoding DUF2127 domain-containing protein, translating into MADDHEPVPVPGTGADKRRLRYELLGCALHGHHLEGVDAARVRPGDGLVVRDGGGGLRWHRCLRCDAWVPQSPPERPDRTFPPGRDEIALPLRGKPLRDRYVLRLIALDRLLHFVVLGALAVGVLLFADKRASLRAPFYRFMDLLQNGLGGAGGTRQGLLGEVTKAFTVRSSTLWVIGLVLAAYALLEGVEAVGLWYGKRWAEYLTFVATTVLLVPEVYELASRVTVTKVLTLIINLAVVAYLLFAKRLFGLRGGGRAEAAERERDSSWEALERVLPGPAGK; encoded by the coding sequence ATGGCGGACGATCACGAGCCGGTGCCGGTGCCCGGAACGGGCGCGGACAAGCGGCGGTTGCGTTACGAGCTCCTCGGATGCGCCCTGCACGGTCACCATCTCGAAGGCGTGGACGCGGCGCGCGTGCGGCCCGGCGACGGACTGGTCGTGCGCGACGGCGGAGGCGGGCTGCGCTGGCACCGCTGTCTGCGGTGCGATGCCTGGGTGCCGCAGTCCCCGCCGGAGCGTCCCGACCGCACCTTCCCGCCCGGTCGCGACGAGATCGCCCTCCCGCTGCGCGGCAAGCCGCTGCGCGACCGCTACGTGCTGCGCCTGATCGCCCTCGACCGGCTCCTGCACTTCGTGGTGCTGGGCGCACTCGCCGTCGGCGTGCTCCTCTTCGCCGACAAACGCGCAAGTCTGCGAGCACCGTTCTACCGGTTCATGGACCTTCTGCAGAACGGCCTGGGCGGCGCCGGCGGCACCCGGCAGGGGCTACTGGGCGAAGTCACCAAGGCGTTCACGGTGCGCTCGTCGACGTTGTGGGTGATCGGGCTGGTCCTCGCCGCGTACGCGCTGCTGGAGGGCGTCGAAGCGGTCGGCCTCTGGTACGGGAAACGCTGGGCGGAATACCTCACCTTCGTGGCCACGACGGTGCTGCTGGTCCCGGAGGTCTACGAACTGGCCTCCCGGGTCACCGTCACCAAGGTCCTCACCCTGATCATCAACCTGGCGGTGGTGGCGTATCTCCTCTTCGCCAAACGGCTCTTCGGCCTGCGCGGCGGCGGGCGCGCGGAAGCCGCCGAGCGGGAACGGGACAGCAGTTGGGAAGCGCTGGAACGGGTGCTCCCCGGCCCGGCCGGGAAATGA
- a CDS encoding TetR/AcrR family transcriptional regulator encodes MGAKPKARPGGRSARVQQSVHQAVRELEAEQGRAALTVPLIAARADVTPSTIYRRWGDLQQLLSDVAVERLRPEGPPADLGNLPDDLETWAVQWLEEMSSAAGRAYIQDALAGDREGSNAGRCSAYAAEQITTLLCRAAERGEPAPELDIVLDHLVAPMMYRILFRPGLLDPAYARHLTHTTLTQLTTAPRT; translated from the coding sequence ATGGGAGCCAAGCCGAAGGCCCGCCCGGGCGGCAGAAGCGCACGCGTTCAGCAGTCCGTGCACCAAGCCGTACGCGAACTCGAAGCCGAACAGGGCCGTGCGGCCCTCACCGTGCCCCTCATCGCCGCACGCGCCGATGTCACTCCCTCGACCATCTACCGGCGCTGGGGCGACCTGCAGCAGCTGTTGTCCGATGTGGCGGTGGAGCGGCTGCGGCCGGAGGGGCCACCCGCCGACCTCGGCAACCTGCCCGACGACCTCGAAACGTGGGCGGTGCAATGGCTGGAGGAGATGTCCTCGGCCGCCGGGCGCGCGTACATCCAAGACGCCCTCGCCGGCGACCGTGAGGGGTCCAACGCCGGCCGGTGCTCCGCCTACGCCGCGGAGCAGATCACCACGCTCCTTTGCCGCGCCGCCGAACGAGGCGAGCCGGCACCCGAACTGGACATCGTCCTCGACCACCTCGTGGCGCCGATGATGTACCGGATCCTCTTCCGCCCCGGTCTCCTCGACCCCGCCTACGCCCGCCACCTCACCCACACCACCCTCACCCAGCTCACCACGGCCCCCCGGACCTGA
- a CDS encoding amidase — protein sequence MQPYEMSLTEASDAIASGSLSPVELTDSVLARLEATEPLHHAYATVTADAARAQAAAAEREIAAGRRRGPLHGIPMALKDLIDTAGVETASGSAVDAGRIPDRDAIVAARLGQAGAVLLGKAHTHEFAYGLTTPQTRNPWAPDRTAGGSSGGSAAAVAAGAATFALGTDTGGSIRVPAALTGVVGLKPTYDLVPREGVTPLSWSLDHVGPLTRTVHDARLVLDAIATRAADGAGSGPGSASRPPTGHRPQDHDRLDGLRIGVPTAYYFDRVDPGVEAAVRAALDHMAGLGAHLVDVQIPLPDAVQATHWALMVPEATAYHAPRLRAAPERYGADVRVLLEAGALLPAVDHIRAQQARTLMRRQWAQLLREVDLVAAPTVPATAARSDQESFTWPDGTTEAVADAYVRLCAPANITGLPALSLPVGVDHDGLPIGMQLIGRPFGETALLDAASTYERTCAPTLPVMARQPAGI from the coding sequence ATGCAGCCCTACGAGATGTCCCTCACCGAGGCGTCCGACGCGATCGCCTCCGGAAGCCTGTCACCGGTGGAGCTGACCGACTCCGTCCTGGCCCGGCTCGAAGCCACCGAACCGCTGCACCATGCGTACGCCACCGTCACCGCGGATGCGGCGCGCGCCCAGGCCGCCGCGGCCGAGCGCGAGATCGCCGCCGGGCGGCGCCGCGGCCCCCTGCACGGCATCCCCATGGCGCTCAAGGACCTCATCGACACCGCCGGTGTGGAGACCGCCTCCGGCTCGGCCGTCGACGCCGGCCGGATACCCGACCGTGACGCCATCGTCGCCGCACGCCTCGGGCAAGCGGGCGCGGTACTGCTCGGCAAGGCGCACACCCACGAATTCGCCTACGGCCTGACCACACCGCAGACCCGTAATCCCTGGGCACCGGACCGGACCGCGGGCGGCTCCAGCGGCGGTTCGGCCGCCGCGGTCGCCGCGGGAGCCGCCACCTTCGCGCTGGGTACGGACACCGGCGGCTCCATCCGTGTCCCCGCCGCGCTGACCGGCGTCGTCGGCCTCAAACCCACCTACGACCTGGTTCCCCGGGAAGGGGTCACGCCGCTGTCCTGGTCGCTGGACCACGTAGGCCCCCTCACCCGCACCGTCCACGACGCCCGGCTCGTCCTCGACGCCATCGCCACGCGCGCAGCGGACGGAGCGGGCAGCGGTCCCGGATCGGCATCCCGCCCGCCGACCGGTCACCGCCCGCAGGACCACGACCGGCTCGACGGCCTCCGTATAGGTGTCCCCACCGCCTATTACTTCGACCGCGTGGACCCCGGAGTAGAGGCCGCCGTCCGCGCCGCCCTGGACCACATGGCGGGCCTCGGAGCCCACCTCGTGGACGTGCAGATTCCGCTGCCCGACGCCGTCCAGGCCACCCACTGGGCGCTGATGGTCCCCGAAGCGACCGCCTACCACGCCCCACGCCTGCGCGCCGCCCCCGAACGGTACGGAGCCGACGTCCGCGTCCTGTTGGAGGCCGGGGCGCTCCTCCCCGCCGTCGACCACATCCGCGCACAGCAGGCCCGCACGTTGATGCGCCGGCAATGGGCCCAACTCCTGCGCGAGGTGGACCTCGTCGCGGCACCGACCGTCCCCGCCACCGCCGCGCGCAGCGATCAGGAGTCCTTCACCTGGCCGGACGGGACGACCGAAGCGGTCGCCGACGCCTACGTACGCCTCTGCGCGCCCGCCAACATCACCGGCCTGCCCGCGCTCTCGCTGCCGGTCGGCGTCGACCACGACGGGCTGCCCATCGGTATGCAACTCATCGGACGCCCCTTCGGCGAGACCGCGCTGCTGGACGCGGCCAGCACCTACGAGCGCACCTGTGCCCCCACCCTGCCGGTCATGGCTCGACAGCCCGCCGGTATCTGA
- a CDS encoding MBL fold metallo-hydrolase: MSTPTWTIGDLAVHRIDEIAFPPETGSWLLPAATPDTVAATPWLRPDHAHPDHRLRLSSHTFAIRAGELRILVDTGIGNDKDRANPAWNHLHTTYLTRLEEAGFPPDSIDLVVLTHLHTDHVGWNTRLQDGAWIPTFPRARYVTAREEWDYWSGVELDAARRQMFRDSVHPVRDHGLLDVVAVPAVGTEVAPGVTLIPTPGHTPGHLAVRLTDAGHTALITGDCIHHPVQLAHPDLDSCVDIDPARAAATRRALLASLAGADTLLLGSHFPPPTGGFVHADGSAYRLASKAPGHRF, encoded by the coding sequence GTGTCCACCCCCACCTGGACCATCGGCGACCTCGCCGTCCACCGCATCGACGAGATCGCCTTCCCGCCGGAGACCGGCTCCTGGCTGCTCCCCGCCGCCACCCCCGACACCGTCGCCGCCACCCCCTGGCTGCGCCCCGACCACGCCCATCCCGACCACCGCCTGCGCCTTTCCAGTCACACCTTCGCCATCCGCGCCGGCGAACTGCGCATCCTCGTCGACACCGGTATCGGCAACGACAAGGACCGCGCCAACCCCGCCTGGAACCATCTGCACACCACCTATCTCACCCGCCTCGAAGAGGCGGGATTCCCGCCCGACTCCATCGACCTGGTCGTGCTCACGCATCTGCACACCGACCACGTCGGCTGGAACACCCGCCTCCAGGACGGCGCGTGGATACCCACCTTCCCCCGCGCCCGGTATGTGACCGCGCGCGAGGAGTGGGACTACTGGTCAGGCGTCGAACTGGACGCCGCCCGCCGCCAGATGTTCCGTGACTCCGTCCATCCGGTCCGTGACCACGGCCTGCTCGACGTCGTCGCCGTGCCCGCGGTCGGGACCGAGGTCGCACCCGGCGTCACCCTCATCCCCACCCCGGGGCACACTCCAGGACACCTCGCCGTCCGGCTGACCGACGCCGGCCATACGGCGCTGATAACCGGCGACTGCATCCACCATCCCGTGCAGCTCGCCCACCCCGACCTGGACAGCTGCGTCGACATCGACCCGGCCCGCGCGGCGGCCACCCGACGCGCCCTGCTCGCCTCCCTCGCCGGGGCCGACACACTCCTGCTCGGCAGTCACTTCCCGCCGCCCACCGGGGGCTTCGTGCACGCCGACGGTTCCGCCTACCGGCTGGCCTCGAAGGCACCGGGCCATCGTTTTTAG